From Thalassotalea euphylliae, the proteins below share one genomic window:
- a CDS encoding AMP-binding protein, whose protein sequence is MSINNTNTTEQDTVTSPISMLYRWESEHPDTLYMTQPINGKYIEFTWKEAITQARKVAAALRASDYPKGSKIAILSKNCAHWIIADMGIAMAGHVSVPIFATAGKDTIQYVLAHAECPLIFVGKLDEPEASISYLPDNVKQVAFPYEGAEVPVSWEEFTDIEPIADNPVPDMDDIFSIIYTSGSTGQPKGVVHTYRTLSWAASHSIHVLGVSTKDRVMSYLPLAHITERALIQLSGYYSGMKLYFVESLDTFTRDVKNCDPTLFVSVPRLWTKFQMGILSKVSQKKLNFLLRLPIVGKKVASQIRKQLGLDSARHYASGSAPLAPATIDWFSKLGINICEAWGMTENAAYGTSCIPFRQDKVGSIGKAYDGVDMRIADDGEIQVKAPCNMIGYYKDQEKTSGVFTNDGYLRTGDKGVVDSDGYYRITGRLKDIFKTAKGKYVTPAPIEAKIMENSSVEQVCVTGTNLAQPIGLLVLSDDAKKESQTTNEASLLRTLETVNQTLESHQRLDRLIVFSEEWSVDNDLLTPTLKVKRHTIEDTFADIIAAPHSDKIVWTN, encoded by the coding sequence ATGTCAATCAATAATACTAATACGACAGAACAAGACACCGTCACTTCACCGATATCAATGCTTTATCGTTGGGAAAGCGAGCACCCTGACACCTTATACATGACCCAGCCAATCAATGGAAAGTACATCGAATTCACCTGGAAAGAGGCCATTACACAAGCGCGTAAAGTCGCCGCGGCATTACGCGCCAGTGATTACCCCAAAGGCAGCAAAATCGCCATTTTGTCGAAAAACTGCGCTCACTGGATCATTGCCGATATGGGGATCGCCATGGCAGGTCACGTTTCCGTGCCGATTTTTGCTACCGCAGGAAAAGACACCATTCAATACGTACTAGCACATGCCGAATGCCCGCTGATTTTTGTCGGTAAGCTAGATGAGCCAGAAGCCTCAATTAGTTACCTGCCCGACAACGTCAAACAGGTCGCATTTCCATACGAAGGTGCTGAGGTACCCGTTAGCTGGGAAGAATTTACCGATATCGAGCCGATTGCTGACAATCCGGTGCCAGATATGGACGATATTTTCAGTATTATTTACACCTCAGGCAGCACTGGCCAACCGAAAGGCGTGGTGCATACCTACCGCACCCTGAGTTGGGCAGCGAGTCATTCGATACACGTACTGGGCGTAAGCACAAAAGATCGAGTAATGAGCTACCTGCCATTGGCGCACATCACAGAACGGGCCTTAATTCAACTCTCCGGCTACTACTCAGGGATGAAGTTGTATTTTGTTGAGTCGCTTGACACCTTTACCCGCGATGTCAAGAACTGCGACCCAACACTCTTTGTTTCTGTGCCTCGCCTGTGGACTAAGTTCCAAATGGGTATATTGTCGAAAGTATCGCAGAAAAAGCTCAACTTCCTGCTGCGATTACCTATCGTCGGTAAAAAAGTTGCCTCGCAAATTCGAAAGCAATTGGGCTTAGACTCTGCCCGCCATTACGCCTCAGGCTCTGCCCCCCTAGCACCAGCCACTATCGATTGGTTCAGCAAGCTTGGTATCAACATTTGTGAAGCGTGGGGAATGACAGAAAACGCCGCCTATGGCACCAGCTGCATACCGTTTAGGCAAGACAAAGTTGGCTCAATCGGCAAAGCCTACGACGGTGTTGATATGCGCATTGCCGATGATGGCGAAATTCAAGTAAAAGCGCCGTGCAACATGATTGGCTATTACAAAGACCAAGAAAAAACCTCCGGTGTATTTACCAATGACGGCTACCTGAGAACGGGCGATAAAGGCGTGGTGGATAGCGATGGCTACTATCGCATTACCGGTCGATTAAAAGACATCTTCAAAACGGCCAAAGGTAAATATGTGACACCTGCGCCGATTGAGGCAAAGATCATGGAAAACTCCAGTGTTGAGCAAGTGTGTGTTACCGGTACCAATCTCGCGCAGCCGATAGGTTTGTTGGTGTTGTCTGACGATGCGAAAAAAGAGAGTCAAACAACCAATGAAGCGAGTTTGCTGAGAACGTTAGAAACGGTCAATCAAACTTTGGAGAGCCATCAGCGCCTAGATCGCCTGATTGTGTTTAGCGAAGAATGGTCGGTCGACAATGATTTACTCACGCCAACGTTAAAAGTTAAAAGGCACACAATAGAAGATACCTTTGCCGACATAATTGCAGCGCCCCATAGCGACAAAATAGTGTGGACGAACTAG